In one window of Henckelia pumila isolate YLH828 chromosome 1, ASM3356847v2, whole genome shotgun sequence DNA:
- the LOC140888053 gene encoding protein TRANSPARENT TESTA 9 isoform X1: MWFSFWRSRDRFSLDELRYLIDHLTKVQIVNEVNKDFVIEALRSIAELITYGDQHDAAFFELFMEKQVLGEFVRILRTSKTVIVSVQLLQTMSIMIQNLKNEHSIYYMFSNEHVNYLITYPFDFRNEELLSYYISFLRAISGKLNKDTISLLVKMNDDEIVSFPLYVDAIRFAFHEESMIRTAVRALTLNIYHVGDDAVNRFISRAPHEIYFLNLIKFFRDQCSNLNHLVSEASKNLGPESRSSILSAVDEIEDNLYYFSDVVSAGIPDVGRLIMDNILKLLIFPLVLPSLRIETVNETRTGAVTSLYLLCCILRIVKIKDLANTVAATLLCRTENFAEDVLAKINGYNLEHGSSNTCQNSNAINHSLESEDGSLQVKIPTPSSSQSHPENGTLGQDCGTSCAPREALLSYVSSGNDVQVSGSLIVLATLLQTKELDESMVDALGILPQRKQHKKQLLRALVGEDSGEELLFSSQSSLVKDGISSGLDFYMQKLRDQYGVSCRCPEVEASPRAHRFQVLDTLVGLFCRSNISAETLWDGGWLLRQLLPHSEREFNRSHLRLLKDSLYNCSNRVLQETRGTWSDMLVTVLCDEWRKCKRAIESSSPRKDPKSILLPQHKPISGEITSGESSFAAGERMCEIVKVYVLLHHLHIFSLGRVLPDQPALLSAAEVSAETRAKNTGLNPPGPKPSTEINLVDALPCRIAFERGKERHFRFLSVTMGTSGWLVLAEELPMKQGYGVVRVVAPLAGCNPRIDDKHSKWLHLRIRPSSFPFADTSKYMNQEKVKPKALVDGRWTLAFRDEEICKRALSMIVEEANLQSLQVETILKPLLELDKNLDNSSFQCTEGNFS, from the exons ATGTGGTTTTCCTTTTGGAGATCCCGGGATCGATTCTCTTTAGATGAACTCAG ATACTTGATTGATCATTTGACGAAAGTTCAAATTGTGAATGAGGTTAACAAG GACTTTGTGATTGAGGCGTTGAGATCTATTGCGGAGTTGATTACTTATGGTGACCAACATGATGCTGCCTTTTTTGA GCTTTTTATGGAGAAGCAGGTTTTGGGCGAGTTTGTACGCATATTAAGAACCAGTAAAACTGTGATTGTTTCAGTCCAGCTTTTGCAAACCATGAGTATTATGATCCAGAACCTTAAAAATGAACATTCAATAT ATTATATGTTTAGCAATGAACATGTGAACTACCTTATCACGTATCCGTTTGACTTCCGAAATGAGGAGCTATTGTCTTATTACATATCTTTTTTAAG GGCAATAAGCGGAAAGTTGAATAAAGACACCATTTCTCTTCTTGTCAAGATGAATGAT gATGAGATTGTTTCTTTCCCACTCTATGTTGACGCTATACGTTTTGCTTTCCATGAAGAAAGCATGATTCGAACTGCTGTGCGTGCATTAACTCTTAATATTTATCACG TTGGAGATGATGCTGTAAATAGGTTTATATCGAGGGCTCCTCATGAGATTTATTTCTTgaacttgatcaaattttttaGAGATCAATGCAGCAATTTGAATCATTTGGTTTCAGAAGCTTCTAA GAATCTTGGCCCAGAATCAAGATCTTCTATTCTTTCCGCAGTTGATGAGATTGAGGACAATCTCTATTACTTCAGTGATGTTGTCTCTGCTGGGATTCCTGATGTTGGGAGGTTAATAATGGACAACATTTTGAAGTTATTGATATTTCCATTGGTTCTTCCTTCGTTGAGGATTGAAACTGTCAAT GAGACAAGAACTGGTGCTGTCACTTCTTTGTATTTACTTTGTTGTATTTTGCGCATAGTCAAAATCAAAGATCTGGCAAACACTGTAGCTGCCACTCTTCTCTGTCGCACAGAGAACTTTGCTGAAGATGTCTTAGCTAAAATCAATGGTTATAATTTGGAACATGGTTCTTcaaacacttgtcaaaattctaATGCTATTAATCACAGTTTAGAGTCTGAGGACGGAAGTTTGCAAGTTAAAATTCCAACCCCCAGTTCTTCGCAAAGCCATCCAGAAAATGGTACCTTGGGGCAAGATTGTGGTACATCATGTGCTCCTAG GGAGGCTTTGCTTTCTTATGTTAGCAGTGGCAACGATGTTCAAGTCTCAGGCTCTCTAATTGTGCTTGCTACCTTATTACAGACTAAAG AACTGGATGAATCAATGGTAGATGCTCTTGGCATACTCCCACAACGCAAGCAGCATAAGAAGCAGCTGCTG CGAGCCTTAGTTGGGGAAGATTCTGGTGAAGAACTACTCTTTTCTTCACAAAGTAGTTTGGTCAAAGATGGCATCAGTAGTGGCCTTGATTTCTATATGCAAAAGTTGAGG GATCAATATGGAGTTTCATGTCGATGCCCAGAGGTTGAAGCTAGCCCTCGCGCGCATAGGTTTCAA GTACTCGATACACTGGTCGGTCTCTTCTGCAGGTCAAATATATCTGCAGAAACGTTGTGGGATGGTGGTTGGCTTTTGCGCCAGTTGCTACCTCATAGTGAGAGGGAGTTTAACAGAAGTCATCTTAGATTACTCAAA GATTCACTCTACAATTGCAGTAACCGTGTTCTACAGGAGACAAGAGGAACTTGGTCTGATATGTTAGTGACAGTTCTTTGTGACGAATGGAGAAAGTGCAAAAGAG CTATTGAGTCTTCATCTCCTCGAAAAGATCCGAAGTCTATACTTTTGCCACAACATAAACCTATCTCTGGCG AGATTACTTCCGGTGAATCATCATTTGCTGCTGGTGAAAGAATGTGCGAAATAGTGAAG GTTTATGTACTGCTTCATCATCTCCACATTTTTTCGCTTGGGAGAGTTTTGCCGGATCAACCTGCTCTGCTCTCGGCAGCTGAAGTTTCAGCAGAAACTAGAGCAAAGAATACTGGTTTAAATCCACCAGGACCAAAGCCAAGCACTGAGATTAATCTTG TGGACGCATTGCCATGTAGAATCGCATTTGAAAGGGGAAAAGAGCGTCATTTTCGTTTTCTGTCGGTCACGATGGGAACGTCAGGGTGGCTTGTTCTTGCAGAGGAATTACCCATGAAACAAGGTTATGGGGTTGTCCGAGTTGTAGCCCCGTTAGCTGGATGTAAT CCCAGAATAGATGATAAGCATTCGAAGTGGTTGCACCTTCGAATCCGTCCATCCTCATTCCCTTTCGCCGACACCAGCAAGTATATGAACCAAGAAAAAGTGAAACCAAAAGCTTTGGTAGATGGAAGGTGGACTCTGGCATTTCGAGATGAGGAGATTTGCAAGCGTGCTTTATCCATGATTGTTGAAGAAGCCAATTTACAGAGCCTTCAGGTAGAAACTATACTAAAACCTTTGCTTGAACTTGATAAAAATTTAGATAATTCAAGTTTTCAATGTACAGAAGGCAACTTTTCTTAA
- the LOC140888053 gene encoding protein TRANSPARENT TESTA 9 isoform X2, with amino-acid sequence MWFSFWRSRDRFSLDELRYLIDHLTKVQIVNEVNKDFVIEALRSIAELITYGDQHDAAFFELFMEKQVLGEFVRILRTSKTVIVSVQLLQTMSIMIQNLKNEHSIYYMFSNEHVNYLITYPFDFRNEELLSYYISFLRAISGKLNKDTISLLVKMNDDEIVSFPLYVDAIRFAFHEESMIRTAVRALTLNIYHVGDDAVNRFISRAPHEIYFLNLIKFFRDQCSNLNHLVSEASKNLGPESRSSILSAVDEIEDNLYYFSDVVSAGIPDVGRLIMDNILKLLIFPLVLPSLRIETVNETRTGAVTSLYLLCCILRIVKIKDLANTVAATLLCRTENFAEDVLAKINGYNLEHGSSNTCQNSNAINHSLESEDGSLQVKIPTPSSSQSHPENGTLGQDCGTSCAPREALLSYVSSGNDVQVSGSLIVLATLLQTKELDESMVDALGILPQRKQHKKQLLRALVGEDSGEELLFSSQSSLVKDGISSGLDFYMQKLRDQYGVSCRCPEVEASPRAHRFQVLDTLVGLFCRSNISAETLWDGGWLLRQLLPHSEREFNRSHLRLLKDSLYNCSNRVLQETRGTWSDMLVTVLCDEWRKCKRAIESSSPRKDPKSILLPQHKPISGEITSGESSFAAGERMCEIVKVYVLLHHLHIFSLGRVLPDQPALLSAAEVSAETRAKNTGLNPPGPKPSTEINLVDALPCRIAFERGKERHFRFLSVTMGTSGWLVLAEELPMKQGYGVVRVVAPLAGCNIT; translated from the exons ATGTGGTTTTCCTTTTGGAGATCCCGGGATCGATTCTCTTTAGATGAACTCAG ATACTTGATTGATCATTTGACGAAAGTTCAAATTGTGAATGAGGTTAACAAG GACTTTGTGATTGAGGCGTTGAGATCTATTGCGGAGTTGATTACTTATGGTGACCAACATGATGCTGCCTTTTTTGA GCTTTTTATGGAGAAGCAGGTTTTGGGCGAGTTTGTACGCATATTAAGAACCAGTAAAACTGTGATTGTTTCAGTCCAGCTTTTGCAAACCATGAGTATTATGATCCAGAACCTTAAAAATGAACATTCAATAT ATTATATGTTTAGCAATGAACATGTGAACTACCTTATCACGTATCCGTTTGACTTCCGAAATGAGGAGCTATTGTCTTATTACATATCTTTTTTAAG GGCAATAAGCGGAAAGTTGAATAAAGACACCATTTCTCTTCTTGTCAAGATGAATGAT gATGAGATTGTTTCTTTCCCACTCTATGTTGACGCTATACGTTTTGCTTTCCATGAAGAAAGCATGATTCGAACTGCTGTGCGTGCATTAACTCTTAATATTTATCACG TTGGAGATGATGCTGTAAATAGGTTTATATCGAGGGCTCCTCATGAGATTTATTTCTTgaacttgatcaaattttttaGAGATCAATGCAGCAATTTGAATCATTTGGTTTCAGAAGCTTCTAA GAATCTTGGCCCAGAATCAAGATCTTCTATTCTTTCCGCAGTTGATGAGATTGAGGACAATCTCTATTACTTCAGTGATGTTGTCTCTGCTGGGATTCCTGATGTTGGGAGGTTAATAATGGACAACATTTTGAAGTTATTGATATTTCCATTGGTTCTTCCTTCGTTGAGGATTGAAACTGTCAAT GAGACAAGAACTGGTGCTGTCACTTCTTTGTATTTACTTTGTTGTATTTTGCGCATAGTCAAAATCAAAGATCTGGCAAACACTGTAGCTGCCACTCTTCTCTGTCGCACAGAGAACTTTGCTGAAGATGTCTTAGCTAAAATCAATGGTTATAATTTGGAACATGGTTCTTcaaacacttgtcaaaattctaATGCTATTAATCACAGTTTAGAGTCTGAGGACGGAAGTTTGCAAGTTAAAATTCCAACCCCCAGTTCTTCGCAAAGCCATCCAGAAAATGGTACCTTGGGGCAAGATTGTGGTACATCATGTGCTCCTAG GGAGGCTTTGCTTTCTTATGTTAGCAGTGGCAACGATGTTCAAGTCTCAGGCTCTCTAATTGTGCTTGCTACCTTATTACAGACTAAAG AACTGGATGAATCAATGGTAGATGCTCTTGGCATACTCCCACAACGCAAGCAGCATAAGAAGCAGCTGCTG CGAGCCTTAGTTGGGGAAGATTCTGGTGAAGAACTACTCTTTTCTTCACAAAGTAGTTTGGTCAAAGATGGCATCAGTAGTGGCCTTGATTTCTATATGCAAAAGTTGAGG GATCAATATGGAGTTTCATGTCGATGCCCAGAGGTTGAAGCTAGCCCTCGCGCGCATAGGTTTCAA GTACTCGATACACTGGTCGGTCTCTTCTGCAGGTCAAATATATCTGCAGAAACGTTGTGGGATGGTGGTTGGCTTTTGCGCCAGTTGCTACCTCATAGTGAGAGGGAGTTTAACAGAAGTCATCTTAGATTACTCAAA GATTCACTCTACAATTGCAGTAACCGTGTTCTACAGGAGACAAGAGGAACTTGGTCTGATATGTTAGTGACAGTTCTTTGTGACGAATGGAGAAAGTGCAAAAGAG CTATTGAGTCTTCATCTCCTCGAAAAGATCCGAAGTCTATACTTTTGCCACAACATAAACCTATCTCTGGCG AGATTACTTCCGGTGAATCATCATTTGCTGCTGGTGAAAGAATGTGCGAAATAGTGAAG GTTTATGTACTGCTTCATCATCTCCACATTTTTTCGCTTGGGAGAGTTTTGCCGGATCAACCTGCTCTGCTCTCGGCAGCTGAAGTTTCAGCAGAAACTAGAGCAAAGAATACTGGTTTAAATCCACCAGGACCAAAGCCAAGCACTGAGATTAATCTTG TGGACGCATTGCCATGTAGAATCGCATTTGAAAGGGGAAAAGAGCGTCATTTTCGTTTTCTGTCGGTCACGATGGGAACGTCAGGGTGGCTTGTTCTTGCAGAGGAATTACCCATGAAACAAGGTTATGGGGTTGTCCGAGTTGTAGCCCCGTTAGCTGGATGTAAT ATCACATAA